In one Poecilia reticulata strain Guanapo linkage group LG8, Guppy_female_1.0+MT, whole genome shotgun sequence genomic region, the following are encoded:
- the natd1 gene encoding protein NATD1 yields the protein MCVFSGSHDRAVLLYEYVGKKTVDLQHTEVPDAYRGRGIAKHLAKAAMDFVVEEDLKAHLTCWYIQKYVKENPQPQYFEHIHQ from the exons atgtgtgtgttctcaGGATCCCACGATCGAGCGGTCCTCCTGTACGAATACGTTGGGAAGAAGACGGTGGATTTACAACACACAGAGGTTCCAGATGCTTACAGAGGGAGAGGAATTGCCAAACACCTGGCCAAG GCAGCCATGGATTTTGTGGTGGAGGAGGACCTGAAAGCTCACTTGACCTGCTGGTACATCCAGAAATACGTCAAAGAGAACCCTCAGCCTCAGTACTTTGAACACATCCATCAATGA
- the tmem11 gene encoding transmembrane protein 11, mitochondrial isoform X1, whose amino-acid sequence MASLGRRRGVPVSRERAVMADSNCYIVHEIYNGENAQDQFEYELEQALEAQCKYIVIEPTRIGDETARWITVGNCLHKTAVLSGTVCLLTPLSLPIEYSRYVALPAGALSVACAALYGISWQFDPCCKYQVEYDSQKLSRLPLHTLTSSTPVVLVRRDDVHRKRLHNTIALAALAYCVKKIYELYAV is encoded by the exons ATGGCGTCGCTGGGAAGGAGGCGCGGTGTCCCAGTAAGCAGGGAGAG GGCAGTGATGGCCGACTCGAACTGCTACATCGTGCATGAGATCTACAACGGAGAGAATGCACAGGACCAGTTTGAGTACGAGCTGGAGCAGGCGCTGGAGGCCCAGTGCAAATACATCGTCATCGAGCCCACGCGGATCGGCGACGAGACGGCCCGTTGGATCACGGTGGGGAACTGCCTGCACAAGACGGCCGTGCTGTCGGGCACGGTGTGCCTCCTGACGCCGCTCTCGCTACCCATCGAGTACTCGCGCTACGTGGCGCTGCCCGCCGGCGCCCTCAGCGTGGCCTGCGCTGCGCTCTACGGCATCTCGTGGCAGTTCGACCCCTGCTGCAAGTACCAGGTGGAATACGACAGCCAAAAACTCTCACGGCTGCCCCTGCACACGCTGACCTCGTCGACTCCCGTGGTTTTGGTACGCAGGGATGACGTCCACAGAAAGAGACTCCATAACACGATAGCGCTGGCTGCTTTGGCGTACTGCGTCAAGAAGATCTACGAACTCTATGCGGTATGA
- the tmem11 gene encoding transmembrane protein 11, mitochondrial isoform X2 has product MADSNCYIVHEIYNGENAQDQFEYELEQALEAQCKYIVIEPTRIGDETARWITVGNCLHKTAVLSGTVCLLTPLSLPIEYSRYVALPAGALSVACAALYGISWQFDPCCKYQVEYDSQKLSRLPLHTLTSSTPVVLVRRDDVHRKRLHNTIALAALAYCVKKIYELYAV; this is encoded by the coding sequence ATGGCCGACTCGAACTGCTACATCGTGCATGAGATCTACAACGGAGAGAATGCACAGGACCAGTTTGAGTACGAGCTGGAGCAGGCGCTGGAGGCCCAGTGCAAATACATCGTCATCGAGCCCACGCGGATCGGCGACGAGACGGCCCGTTGGATCACGGTGGGGAACTGCCTGCACAAGACGGCCGTGCTGTCGGGCACGGTGTGCCTCCTGACGCCGCTCTCGCTACCCATCGAGTACTCGCGCTACGTGGCGCTGCCCGCCGGCGCCCTCAGCGTGGCCTGCGCTGCGCTCTACGGCATCTCGTGGCAGTTCGACCCCTGCTGCAAGTACCAGGTGGAATACGACAGCCAAAAACTCTCACGGCTGCCCCTGCACACGCTGACCTCGTCGACTCCCGTGGTTTTGGTACGCAGGGATGACGTCCACAGAAAGAGACTCCATAACACGATAGCGCTGGCTGCTTTGGCGTACTGCGTCAAGAAGATCTACGAACTCTATGCGGTATGA
- the kcnj12b gene encoding ATP-sensitive inward rectifier potassium channel 12, whose product MSVGRAHHHHRSFLSCEEEGFRLSTMPAVGSFGNGKIHTRRKGHSRFVNKTGQCNIHFSNMDEKSQRYMSDIFTTCVDIRWRYMFLLFSLVFVVSWLTFGLAFWVIGLLHGDMEKNRGDFVPCVTQVNTFVTAFLFSIETQTTIGYGARCVTEECPAAVFMVVFQSIMGCIIDAFMIGAIMAKMARPKKRAETLLFSHNAVIAMRDGKLCLMFRVANLRKSHIVEAHVRAQMVKPRYTEEGEYIPLDQLDMNVGYDKGTDRLFLVAPLTVIHEIDEESPLFGISKQDLEMSDFEIVIILEGLVEATAMTTQARTSYLPSEILWGHRFEPVIFEERSQYRIDYAYFHKTFEVPSTPRCSAKDMEERKFPTSGANSFCYENELAFISRDEDGDGDGDPETEKDKSCPSELTPADRNQPSSRRESAL is encoded by the coding sequence ATGAGCGTAGGAAGggcccaccaccaccaccgcaGCTTTCTGTCCTGTGAAGAAGAAGGATTCAGACTCAGCACCATGCCGGCCGTGGGCAGCTTTGGCAATGGCAAGATCCACACGAGACGCAAAGGCCACAGCCGGTTTGTCAACAAGACCGGCCAGTGCAACATCCACTTCTCGAACATGGACGAGAAGTCCCAGAGGTATATGTCGGACATTTTCACCACTTGCGTGGACATCCGCTGGCGGTACATGTTCCTGCTGTTCAGCCTGGTGTTTGTGGTGTCCTGGCTGACGTTCGGCTTGGCCTTCTGGGTCATCGGCCTCCTGCACGGCGACATGGAGAAGAACAGGGGGGATTTTGTTCCCTGCGTCACGCAGGTAAACACCTTCGTGACGGCCTTTTTGTTCTCCATCGAGACCCAGACGACGATCGGTTACGGAGCTCGCTGCGTGACGGAGGAATGCCCAGCGGCTGTCTTCATGGTGGTCTTTCAATCCATCATGGGCTGCATCATCGACGCCTTCATGATTGGCGCCATCATGGCCAAGATGGCGAGGCCAAAGAAGCGTGCCGAGACTCTGCTGTTCAGCCACAACGCGGTGATCGCCATGCGGGACGGGAAGCTGTGCCTCATGTTCAGGGTTGCCAACCTGAGGAAGAGCCACATTGTGGAGGCTCATGTCCGGGCTCAGATGGTGAAGCCCCGCTACACCGAGGAGGGTGAGTACATCCCCCTGGATCAACTCGACATGAACGTTGGCTACGACAAAGGCACCGACCGCCTGTTTTTGGTCGCTCCCCTCACCGTCATCCATGAGATCGACGAAGAGAGTCCCCTGTTTGGCATCAGCAAGCAAGACCTGGAAATGTCCGACTTCGAGATTGTGATCATCCTGGAAGGACTGGTGGAGGCAACGGCCATGACGACGCAAGCGCGAACCTCCTACTTGCCATCTGAGATCCTGTGGGGCCACCGCTTCGAACCCGTCATCTTCGAGGAGAGGAGCCAGTACCGGATCGATTACGCCTACTTTCACAAAACCTTTGAGGTGCCGTCCACGCCCAGGTGCAGCGCCAAAGACATGGAGGAGAGGAAATTCCCAACGTCCGGCGCCAACTCCTTCTGCTACGAGAACGAGCTGGCCTTCATCAGCAGGGACGAGGATGGGGATGGAGATGGAGACCCCGAGacggaaaaagacaaaagttgtCCGTCGGAGCTAACCCCAGCGGACCGCAATCAGCCATCTTCTCGAAGAGAATCCGCACTTTAA
- the LOC103469148 gene encoding trichohyalin, with protein MAQGVRTEESKCKHQRVVFLILSLWLGATDASISVEGFQSDDSSSTVVLSDGEDLRKRADTEAAAEQPSPRGPETEPQREEQQVLINPTCAKDCAALLSQQQTGQLVKELQQTQRELSRIQQLNKSLQDELQQEREIISEKLLCVQNDTNSSSEQALTFQRLQRINHNLRMELEELKRSQEEAKEAELRRRVDLLAQQAQLLVTGDATALAQMHLEQDRRRFQEQQREWEHSVTSLKAQLSASEEKRKETESQVAQLQQELQSQQSLQQEAVQLQKHLQEMSGQLRAYEDAQAEKEARLQKHLLLLQASQERERRSLGASLAQAERHSQDLRDKLERAEQQLESLSKTQTWTRQIEEAQQQLQEELARTVSAVQRLQEEREQLDRRCEELQSQLSEADREVGRLQDRLNTEETHYYNLEHSYERACEDLQVALGKVQQRESETHDIREGYERLLDSKEQELSEVLLKMEVLGNSLEETEVKLSEVMRVCTCSFPQDSQKGQDRQALQTPNSQLAKVSHGSNGKSLEHARSRSRSVDASCQHLTATGDDAEKFMSVIQLLETKLFITEEKLRDITQRLEEQQGHISCQDPQLCSQLTQSRATAQHLSLLLHSQAKQSQRFAQETEARCRMLVGRFQVALNVVQACRERLLATPVNASDIERQLAGVAGCLQQGEKDAERLQQEARNMSKEEGKILGDEKLVGAEEEIVSRLANTQPSHGVSDIGKYLIKELFVVEKMVSVLQSQNGICELSATRKEDRVDLVRSYKNLISRILSLKGEGRMESRGTGCDGGQLLESMIGRFCAEAELIYAALKLQQQSVIQMSSHDQREGLADISPSEFSPYDEQAKDSEEAAKGSIKKRFEEKKAEEERERGLLEQILSRLQKRAKFLCQVCQELPVNHTQVQEGMNHSGDNVSEADLTFFQEQVKLMYLSDRLYLDIRQEFQQSKAPQNSLRDLCTDQELGSATEEREALNEAFDQLQDDNCALREELERAEQKMASVETGNRKLLEDMQKIECCHMEQMQKLEAEFHEKIKELQQIHEEEMKQLHGHYSKLCVSKERQSKLCSEEIPIGSLSDQAATERKAQEDETQEADGATLREAYLKDLEKLQASCDLGFIAMEEMHRQIIKDLQQEHQKQVAELLREKDQLLQEETAATMSAIVAMRRAHKKELERSRLTQQIRESADVSELHVEYEKEIQLLQRELEVLSDQHTKKCLENSQLSQELQTERESVMKYQQENRELKHKQREPEEVTQLPGNQAQSDVCQMEMILRAKEAEMQHLKQEAMSLREDLQIAQMDKVYAENKLKALHTNSYNEAKFATWSLSRNASGHRVDDSVRNNPAIKKKEKTSFLRQIRGFRSRSLKDGLSTQERMKLFESS; from the exons ATGGCACAGGGAGTCAGAACTGAGG AGAGCAAATGTAAACATCAACGTGtggtatttttgattttgtctctTTGGTTAGGGGCGACAGACGCATCTATATCCGTTGAGGGATTCCAGAGCGACGACTCCTCTTCAACGGTGGTGCTGTCAGATGGTGAGGATTTGCGGAAACGTGCAGATACGGAGGCGGCAGCTGAGCAACCGTCCCCACGGGGTCCTGAAACTGAGCCGCAGAGGGAAGAGCAACAAGTGTTGATAAACCCCACGTGTGCAAAGGACTGTGCAGCACTGCTGAGTCAGCAGCAAACTGGGCAACTTGTCAAAGAG ctgcaacaaacacaaagagagtTGTCACGAATCCAGCAGCTGAACAAGAGCTTGCAGGATGAGCTGCAACAAGAACGAGAGATTATTTCAGAGAAGCTTCTTTgtgttcag AATGACACCAATTCTTCTTCAGAGCAAGCCTTAACCTTCCAGCGACTGCAGAGGATAAACCACAACCTCCGCATGGAGCTTGAGGAGCTGAAGAGGAGCCAGGAAGAGGCCAAGGAGGCCGAGCTGCGGCGAAGAGTTGACCTCTTGGCCCAGCAGGCCCAGCTGCTGGTGACCGGGGACGCCACGGCGCTCGCTCAGATGCACCTTGAGCAGGACCGCCGGCGGTTTcaggagcagcagagggagTGGGAGCACAGCGTGACCTCCCTGAAGGCCCAGCTGAGCGCCAGCgaagagaagaggaaggaaacagAGTCCCAGGTGgcccagctgcagcaggagctgcagagccAGCAGAGCCTCCAGCAGGAGGCCGtacagctgcagaaacaccTCCAAGAGATGTCAGGCCAGCTTCGCGCTTACGAGGATGCTCAGGCCGAGAAAGAGGCCCGCCTGCAGAAGCACCTCTTACTCCTCCAGGCGAGTCAGGAGAGGGAACGAAGGAGCCTGGGCGCCAGCCTGGCTCAGGCCGAGCGACACTCCCAGGACCTGAGGGACAAACTGGAGAGGGCCGAGCAGCAGCTAGAGAGCCTCAGCAAGACTCAGACGTGGACCAGACAAATCGAAGAGGCGCAGCAGCAACTGCAGGAGGAGTTGGCCCGCACAGTGTCAGCCGTGCAGCGGCTGCAGGAGGAACGGGAGCAGCTGGACCGTCGCTGCGAGGAGCTGCAGAGCCAGCTGTCAGAGGCAGACAGGGAGGTGGGCAGGCTGCAGGATCGCCTGAACACAGAGGAAACACACTACTACAACCTGGAGCACTCATACGAGAGAGCCTGTGAGGATCTGCAGGTTGCTTTGGGGAAGGTGCAGCAAAGGGAGTCTGAAACGCACGATATCCGGGAAGGCTATGAAAGGCTGCTGGACAGCAAGGAGCAGGAGCTGAGCGAGGTCTTGCTGAAGATGGAGGTGTTGGGCAACAGCTTAGAGGAGACAGAAGTGAAACTGAGCGAAGTGATGAGAGTTTGCACCTGCTCTTTTCCCCAAGACAGTCAGAAGGGTCAAGACAGACAAGCTCTCCAGACTCCGAACTCTCAGTTGGCGAAGGTCTCTCATGGAAGCAACGGCAAGTCTCTGGAGCACGCAAGATCCCGCTCCCGCTCAGTGGACGCATCATGCCAGCACCTCACTGCCACGGGAGACGATGCGGAAAAATTCATGTCCGTAATCCAGCTGCTTGAAACCAAGCTGTTCATCACCGAGGAGAAACTGAGAGACATCACTCAGaggctggaggagcagcagggtCACATCAGCTGCCAGGACCCCCAACTCTGCTCCCAGCTGACCCAGAGCCGAGCCACGGCCCAGCACCTCAGCCTGCTGCTCCACAGCCAGGCCAAGCAGAGCCAGCGTTTCGCCCAGGAGACAGAGGCCCGCTGCAGGATGCTGGTCGGCAGGTTCCAGGTGGCTCTCAATGTCGTCCAGGCCTGCAGGGAGAGGCTCCTGGCGACTCCCGTCAACGCCTCCGACATCGAGAGGCAGCTGGCCGGGGTCGCCGGCTGCCTTCAGCAAGGGGAGAAGGATGCTGAGAGACTCCAGCAGGAGGCACGCAACATGAGTAAAGAAGAGGGGAAGATCCTTGGCGACGAGAAACTAGTTGGAGCTGAAGAAGAGATCGTTTCTAGATTGGCCAACACCCAGCCTTCGCATGGCGTGTCGGACATTGGGAAGTATTTGATCAAGGAGCTGTTTGTTGTGGAGAAAATGGTTTCCGTGTTGCAGAGTCAAAACGGGATTTGCGAGCTATCTGCAACAAGAAAGGAGGACAGGGTCGATTTGGTTCGCAGTTACAAAAACTTGATCTCCAGAATCTTGAGTCTAAAAGGTGAAGGAAGAATGGAGTCCAGAGGAACCGGATGTGACGGCGGTCAGTTACTGGAGAGCATGATCGGAAGGTTCTGTGCAGAAGCCGAGCTCATTTACGCTGCTCTGAAACTTCAGCAACAGAGCGTGATTCAAATGAGCAGTCATGATCAACGGGAAGGCCTGGCAGACATCAGCCCCTCTGAGTTTTCTCCTTACGATGAGCAAGCTAAAGATTCAgaagaggctgcaaaaggaAGCATAAAGAAGCGATTTGAGGAGAaaaaggcagaggaggagagagaaagaggttTGTTGGAGCAAATCTTGTCTCGGCTGCAAAAGCGGGCAAAGTTCTTATGCCAGGTATGCCAGGAGCTTCCGGTCAACCACACCCAAGTCCAAGAAGGTATGAACCACAGTGGGGACAATGTTTCTGAAGCCGATCTGACTTTTTTCCAGGAGCAGGTCAAGTTGATGTATTTGTCCGACAGGCTTTATTTAGACATAAGACAAGAGTTTCAGCAAAGCAAAGCGCCACAGAATAGTTTGCGAGATCTCTGCACGGATCAGGAGCTCGGCAGCGCGACGGAAGAGCGGGAGGCTTTAAACGAAGCCTTCGACCAGCTTCAGGACGACAACTGCGCGCTGAGAGAGGAGCTGGAGCGGGCCGAGCAGAAGATGGCGTCGGTGGAGACCGGGAACCGGAAACTCCTGGAAGACATGCAGAAAATCGAGTGCTGTCACATGGAACAGATGCAGAAGCTGGAGGCGGAGTTTCACGAGAAGATAAAGGAACTGCAACAGATCCACGAGGAGGAGATGAAGCAGCTGCACGGCCACTACTCCAAATTGTGTGTTTCCAAAGAAAGGCAGAGCAAGCTGTGCTCAGAGGAGATTCCCATCGGCTCTCTGTCTGACCAGGCTGCGACTGAGCGTAAAGCACAGGAGGATGAAACCCAAGAAGCCGACGGAGCCACTCTGAGAGAAGCTTATCTGAAAGATCTGGAAAAGCTGCAG GCTTCGTGTGATCTTGGGTTCATTGCCATGGAGGAGATGCACAGGCAGATCATAAAGGACCTTCAGCAGGAGCATCAGAAGCAGGTAGCCGAACTTCTGAGGGAGAAAGACCAGCTCCTGCAGGAGGAAACCGCTGCTACTATGTCCG ccattGTAGCGATGCGGCGAGCTCATAAAAAGGAGCTGGAGAGAAGCAGACTGACTCAGCAGATCAGGGAGAGCGCAGACGTCTCTGAACTCCACGTGGAGTACGA gaaGGAGATCCAATTATTGCAGAGGGAGCTGGAGGTGTTGTCAGATCAGCACACGAAGAAATGCTTGGAAAACTCTCAGCTGAGCCAGGAGCTGCAGACCGAGAGGGAATCGGTGATGAAGTACCAGCAGGAAAACCGGGAGCTCAAACACAAGCag AGAGAGCCAGAAGAAGTGACTCAGCTTCCAGGAAATCAAGCACAGTCTGATGTTTGCCAGATGGAA ATGATCCTGAGGGCAAAGGAGGCAGAGATGCAGCATCTCAAACAGGAAGCGATGTCACTCAGAGAGGACTTACAGATCGCTCAAAtg GACAAAGTTTatgcagaaaataaactgaaggcGCTTCATACAAACAGCTACAACGAAGCCAAGTTTGCTACTTGGTCTCTGAGCAGAAACGCTTCAGGACATCGTGTTG ACGACTCTGTGAGAAACAACCCTGCGatcaaaaagaaagagaaaacttcTTTCCTGCGTCAAATACGAGGATTCAGATCAAGG agtttaaaaGACGGCCTATCTACCCAAGAAAGGATGAAGTTGTTTGAGTCGTCCTGA